A single window of Anaerolineae bacterium DNA harbors:
- a CDS encoding ATPase, with translation METIIEFQNLEWKYENTKEFALKGIDLKIKEHSFVGVVGANEQGKTSLLSAICGLIPHSFNGIYRGQVLLFGKPVREMDSLELATKVGLVFSDPESQFTAMTVEEELAFGLENIGYSLSEIKERLEWAAQITMIEDLLDKSPYDISGGQKQRVAIACVLAMNPPVIMMDEPTSMIDPLGKRLIFDILRKLKEEKKHTLIVAEHNIEQLAPLADEMILMADGRIVRHEPTLDFFTNPLYLREQGILPPECTEYAQWLKDEGYLAPDVRLPLELEQAAELILPIFQKKVVK, from the coding sequence ATGGAAACCATCATTGAATTTCAAAACCTGGAGTGGAAATACGAAAATACCAAGGAATTTGCCCTGAAAGGCATCGACTTAAAGATTAAGGAGCATTCCTTTGTCGGTGTTGTCGGCGCAAACGAACAGGGCAAAACCTCTTTGCTTTCAGCGATCTGTGGTTTGATCCCGCATAGCTTTAACGGTATCTACCGCGGCCAGGTGCTGTTGTTTGGCAAGCCTGTGCGTGAAATGGACTCGCTGGAACTGGCAACCAAAGTGGGGCTGGTGTTTTCCGATCCAGAATCCCAGTTTACAGCCATGACGGTCGAAGAAGAACTGGCTTTTGGATTGGAAAATATCGGCTATTCGCTCTCCGAAATAAAAGAACGCCTCGAGTGGGCTGCCCAGATCACCATGATCGAGGATCTGCTGGATAAAAGCCCTTACGACATTTCCGGCGGTCAGAAACAACGCGTGGCGATTGCCTGTGTTCTGGCGATGAATCCACCGGTGATTATGATGGATGAACCGACCTCGATGATTGACCCGCTGGGCAAGCGACTGATCTTCGACATTTTGCGCAAACTGAAAGAAGAGAAAAAGCACACCCTGATCGTGGCAGAGCATAACATTGAGCAATTAGCCCCCCTGGCAGATGAGATGATCCTGATGGCAGATGGCAGGATTGTGCGCCATGAACCGACCCTGGATTTCTTTACCAACCCACTTTATCTGCGCGAACAAGGCATCCTCCCGCCCGAATGCACCGAGTACGCTCAATGGCTCAAAGATGAAGGCTACCTTGCTCCCGATGTTCGTCTGCCCCTGGAACTGGAGCAAGCTGCCGAGCTGATCCTGCCCATCTTTCAGAAAAAGGTGGTGAAATGA
- a CDS encoding ABC transporter related, protein MNPLITVENLDFTYPDGTPALMGINLEIGEQEFIAFIGQNGSGKTTLSKCINGLFKPTAGKVIVEGLDTSRRGIIKQLVTKVGYVFQNPDHQLFNRSVKSEIAYGPRNINLPDDEVEERVREAARVAGVSEDLFDTHPYFLPKGLRQRVAIASILALKPRTIIVDEPTTGQDMQQSLEVMNFLRTLWKDEGHTIIIITHEMRIVADYAERTVVLGQGQILLDAPTRQVFAQPQILQQTYVEPPQITRLAQKVSMEEPFRSVLTVEEMKKLSKEVLS, encoded by the coding sequence ATGAACCCATTGATCACGGTCGAAAACCTCGATTTTACCTACCCGGACGGCACGCCTGCCCTGATGGGAATCAATTTAGAGATCGGAGAGCAGGAGTTTATCGCTTTTATCGGTCAGAACGGCTCCGGAAAAACCACCCTCTCGAAATGCATCAACGGGTTGTTCAAGCCAACTGCCGGAAAAGTCATCGTCGAAGGGCTGGATACCAGTCGACGAGGGATTATCAAACAACTGGTAACCAAAGTGGGCTATGTCTTTCAAAACCCCGATCACCAGTTGTTTAACCGCAGCGTTAAGAGCGAGATCGCTTATGGTCCCCGCAACATTAATTTACCCGACGACGAGGTAGAGGAGCGTGTCCGCGAGGCCGCCCGGGTCGCCGGGGTGAGCGAAGATTTATTTGATACCCATCCATACTTTCTACCCAAAGGTTTACGCCAACGGGTGGCAATTGCCTCGATCCTTGCCCTAAAACCGCGCACAATCATCGTCGATGAGCCGACCACCGGGCAGGATATGCAACAATCCCTCGAAGTGATGAACTTTCTACGCACGCTGTGGAAGGATGAAGGGCACACAATCATTATTATTACCCACGAGATGCGCATTGTCGCCGACTATGCCGAACGGACGGTGGTCTTAGGTCAGGGGCAAATCTTATTAGATGCCCCAACGCGCCAGGTCTTTGCCCAACCTCAAATTCTCCAGCAAACTTACGTGGAACCCCCGCAGATCACCCGCCTGGCGCAAAAAGTGAGCATGGAAGAACCATTTCGGAGTGTCCTGACGGTGGAAGAAATGAAGAAATTAAGCAAGGAGGTTCTTTCGTGA
- a CDS encoding N-methylhydantoinase A, with product MTALTRIGIDIGGTFTDAIAVTPDGIRIAKVPSTPQEPWRAVIAAVEALQLEEPPSAFLHGTTLVTNMLLEHKGAPTGFITSQGMRDVLHIGRHERPLTYAIRQEIPQQHYPPVPRKWRRTVAERIGADGQVVVPLDETEVRRVVRELAAQGVQAIAIGFLHAYRYPEHERLAEGWARSEAPHLFICTSHEVSPRFREYERFMTTAWNARVAPGAAQYLSDLSQKIQQRWEGVRLTLMTSNGGLEEVNLSTQETYGELRRTPIRLALSGPAAAGNACVRVVQDLGLKHCVGLDVGGTSSDIVVVRDGRLNEAPWEERRIGGYPLQIPMLDLHTIGAGGGSLVKRDEYGAIHVGPQSAGAEPGPACYGRGGELPTVTDAAVIVGRIPSDLLLGGTLPIHPDLAWRAFEQTFAADRETVLQSALDVLGLAEANIAFGIRERTVKRGLDPAELSLVAAGGAGPLVACGVADVLELAEVIVPPRPGLLAAWGLLSAPQRREAASTVLRLLRSVDPQQAEDLFRQTAAKLSTQPPSGATLLRTAAMRYLGQGFEVEVAVDEPVDLEQLEQRFHQAHEHEYGFSMKNSPVEWVELRVAWEQPSQSWNFGFDSPTIQPPYRKIVVYERQPGTTTFQSSEATLYERRFLPLNFQIEGPAVITERDATIYIPSGWFAQVVENGYIRIRRK from the coding sequence GTGACGGCCCTCACCCGGATTGGCATTGACATCGGCGGCACGTTCACGGATGCCATTGCCGTCACACCTGACGGCATCCGCATCGCCAAAGTGCCCTCAACGCCCCAGGAACCCTGGCGAGCGGTGATTGCGGCAGTGGAAGCGCTGCAATTAGAAGAGCCCCCCAGTGCCTTCCTACATGGGACAACCCTGGTGACCAATATGCTGCTCGAACACAAAGGTGCGCCTACCGGCTTTATCACCAGCCAGGGAATGCGGGATGTGTTACATATCGGTCGCCATGAACGACCCTTAACCTATGCTATCCGCCAGGAAATCCCCCAGCAGCATTATCCACCGGTGCCGCGCAAATGGCGGCGGACAGTGGCAGAGCGCATCGGCGCCGATGGACAGGTGGTGGTGCCACTGGATGAAACCGAAGTCCGCCGTGTGGTGCGCGAGCTGGCAGCTCAGGGCGTTCAAGCCATCGCCATCGGATTCTTACACGCCTACCGTTATCCAGAGCATGAGCGTCTGGCTGAGGGATGGGCGCGCAGCGAAGCCCCCCATTTGTTTATTTGCACCTCCCATGAGGTCTCGCCTCGCTTTCGGGAGTATGAACGCTTTATGACCACGGCCTGGAATGCGCGGGTTGCACCCGGCGCCGCTCAGTACCTATCCGATTTGAGCCAGAAAATTCAACAACGCTGGGAAGGAGTGCGCCTGACCCTGATGACCAGCAACGGCGGCCTGGAGGAAGTTAACCTCTCTACACAGGAAACCTATGGAGAGTTGCGTCGCACCCCCATCCGCTTAGCCCTTTCTGGCCCGGCAGCCGCCGGCAACGCTTGCGTGCGGGTCGTTCAGGATCTGGGACTTAAGCACTGTGTAGGCCTGGATGTCGGCGGCACCAGTTCGGACATTGTAGTGGTGCGCGATGGGCGTCTCAATGAAGCTCCCTGGGAAGAACGGCGCATTGGAGGTTATCCATTGCAGATTCCCATGCTGGATCTACATACCATTGGCGCCGGCGGTGGCTCGCTGGTGAAGCGGGATGAGTACGGCGCCATCCATGTCGGGCCACAGTCGGCTGGCGCAGAGCCAGGTCCGGCTTGTTATGGGCGCGGCGGAGAGTTACCGACCGTCACCGATGCCGCCGTAATTGTCGGGCGCATCCCGTCCGATTTGTTACTGGGTGGTACCTTGCCCATCCATCCTGATTTAGCCTGGCGAGCCTTTGAGCAAACTTTTGCAGCCGATCGAGAGACCGTTCTTCAGTCGGCTCTGGATGTCTTGGGCCTGGCAGAGGCGAATATCGCTTTTGGCATTCGCGAGCGAACCGTAAAACGTGGTTTAGACCCAGCCGAACTCTCTCTGGTAGCTGCCGGTGGGGCAGGTCCTCTGGTGGCTTGTGGAGTTGCGGACGTACTCGAGTTGGCAGAAGTCATTGTGCCACCACGCCCTGGATTACTTGCGGCCTGGGGTTTACTTTCTGCTCCGCAGCGGCGTGAGGCCGCTTCGACCGTGTTACGTCTGCTCCGTTCGGTTGACCCCCAGCAAGCCGAAGATCTCTTCCGGCAGACCGCCGCAAAGCTATCCACCCAGCCACCCTCCGGTGCAACATTGCTTCGCACCGCCGCGATGCGCTACCTCGGACAGGGGTTTGAAGTCGAGGTAGCGGTGGACGAACCGGTGGACCTGGAACAACTGGAACAGCGCTTCCATCAAGCCCACGAACATGAATATGGCTTTAGCATGAAAAATTCCCCCGTTGAATGGGTGGAACTCAGGGTGGCCTGGGAACAGCCTTCCCAAAGCTGGAATTTCGGTTTCGATTCACCAACTATTCAGCCTCCTTATCGCAAAATTGTCGTTTATGAGCGACAGCCAGGCACAACCACTTTCCAGTCCAGTGAGGCGACTTTGTATGAACGGCGTTTCCTCCCTCTCAATTTTCAAATCGAAGGACCAGCGGTGATCACCGAGCGGGATGCAACGATTTACATTCCCAGCGGTTGGTTTGCTCAGGTGGTTGAAAATGGTTATATACGGATTCGGCGAAAATGA
- a CDS encoding N-methylhydantoinase B: MNGTSHPSNLAILSLEDQVIYGALTTLAREVGHRLKRAAYSSLIRESDDYGAAIVSANYELLGEAETTPLQMGPLAGYCRGVMETLAEYGETLDPAGIYLHNDPFRGASHSPDIGAIAPLFAEGELFGFVGTAAHHVDIGAAVPGTCIIKAHDAFSEGLRLLAFPVELQGKPVVSNWRLIESNVRMPELVSGDLRAQVAACRWGQRGFARLVERYGLQKLHAATERLLQVTELRMREAIAALPDGVYRATGYLDGYEDTGEVDIPICVSLEIRGDQIFVDFSGSAPQLDHAPINMPFYGTTDMAVLLTLRTLLLPETEFPNLPHNAGMFRPIQIYAPKGSIVNATFPAPTIGRFCGGQMVANLIVRALQDVLPERICAGCSTTKAITFSGQIDGKPWIYMDVTEGAYGGIYGMDGLDAVDVLYANTKNNPIEDIEAHYPLRVERYELRENSPGDGKWRGGFGPLRDTRLLTDGFISVEGDGFRHAPWGLKGGRDGATGGVVLFTQEHPEGILLPSKIDNMGVKAGTVVRDLCPSGGGLGDPAERDPAARQQDFENDLIYPQ, translated from the coding sequence ATGAATGGCACATCTCACCCTTCTAATCTCGCAATACTATCTTTAGAGGATCAGGTTATTTATGGCGCTTTGACGACCTTAGCGCGCGAAGTTGGCCATCGCCTGAAGCGAGCAGCTTATTCTTCCCTGATTCGCGAGTCAGATGATTATGGGGCAGCGATTGTCTCTGCCAATTATGAACTGCTTGGCGAAGCAGAGACCACACCGCTTCAGATGGGTCCCCTGGCAGGTTACTGTCGCGGGGTCATGGAAACGTTAGCCGAATACGGCGAAACGCTCGATCCCGCCGGCATCTATTTGCACAACGATCCCTTCCGCGGCGCCAGCCACAGTCCCGATATTGGGGCAATTGCTCCTCTTTTTGCTGAAGGAGAACTCTTTGGTTTTGTGGGGACGGCCGCCCATCACGTCGACATCGGCGCGGCGGTGCCGGGCACCTGTATCATCAAAGCGCACGATGCATTTAGCGAAGGATTGCGCTTATTGGCGTTCCCGGTTGAACTGCAAGGTAAACCGGTGGTCTCTAACTGGCGATTGATCGAAAGCAATGTGCGCATGCCTGAACTGGTTAGCGGCGATTTACGCGCTCAGGTGGCTGCCTGCCGCTGGGGGCAGCGGGGATTTGCCCGCCTGGTGGAACGTTATGGGCTACAAAAGCTGCACGCCGCTACCGAACGCCTCTTACAGGTTACCGAGTTGCGGATGCGCGAGGCAATTGCAGCCCTGCCAGACGGAGTCTATCGCGCCACCGGTTATCTGGACGGATATGAGGATACGGGTGAAGTGGATATTCCAATCTGCGTCTCTCTGGAAATCCGTGGCGACCAGATTTTTGTCGATTTCAGCGGCAGCGCCCCCCAACTGGATCACGCCCCGATCAACATGCCTTTCTACGGCACAACCGATATGGCGGTTTTATTGACTTTGCGCACCCTCTTACTGCCTGAGACGGAATTCCCCAATTTACCCCATAATGCGGGTATGTTTCGTCCAATCCAGATCTATGCTCCCAAAGGGAGTATCGTCAATGCCACTTTTCCAGCGCCTACCATTGGTCGCTTTTGCGGTGGGCAAATGGTGGCCAATCTGATTGTGCGCGCCCTGCAGGATGTCCTGCCGGAGCGCATTTGCGCGGGTTGTTCGACCACCAAGGCGATTACCTTCTCCGGGCAAATTGATGGGAAGCCCTGGATCTATATGGACGTGACCGAAGGCGCCTATGGGGGAATTTATGGGATGGACGGCTTAGATGCCGTGGATGTCCTCTATGCCAACACCAAAAACAACCCCATCGAAGATATCGAAGCCCATTATCCCCTGCGGGTGGAACGTTACGAACTCCGCGAAAACTCCCCCGGAGACGGCAAGTGGCGAGGGGGTTTCGGCCCCTTGCGCGACACCAGGCTGTTGACCGATGGTTTTATCTCGGTCGAGGGGGATGGCTTTCGCCATGCACCCTGGGGGCTGAAAGGTGGCAGGGATGGCGCAACTGGCGGGGTTGTGCTCTTTACGCAGGAACATCCCGAAGGGATTTTACTCCCCTCCAAAATCGACAACATGGGAGTTAAAGCCGGCACGGTGGTGCGCGACCTGTGTCCTTCTGGGGGTGGGCTGGGCGATCCAGCCGAACGCGATCCCGCCGCCCGCCAGCAGGATTTCGAAAACGATTTAATCTATCCTCAGTGA
- a CDS encoding Hydantoin racemase has protein sequence MPKALVINPNTSPTMTAEIETTARRVFCGEWECEVRHAPGGPESLESWYDYHLATVCVLPLVLEPPEAVDGILLACFGDPGIFALKEIAPVPLIGIAEASLSLALLLGGKIGILAGMRRAVELMDSMVRTYGLEGRYAGCEALDMRVLSFDAEPERTLDALVACAQRLRGRGAEVLLLGCAGLTAFVERFQERIELPVIDPVEAGCRLLKAVVEQRLSVSHSGLYSRPAAQRLNHLEACFSPPLQAILAKAYPNAEE, from the coding sequence ATGCCAAAGGCTCTGGTCATTAACCCCAACACCTCTCCAACCATGACAGCCGAGATCGAAACCACGGCGCGGCGAGTCTTTTGCGGCGAGTGGGAGTGTGAGGTCCGCCACGCCCCAGGCGGACCCGAATCGTTAGAATCCTGGTATGACTACCATCTTGCTACGGTTTGTGTTCTTCCCCTGGTGCTCGAACCTCCGGAAGCAGTTGATGGGATTCTGTTAGCCTGTTTTGGCGACCCCGGCATCTTTGCCCTGAAGGAGATCGCTCCTGTGCCGTTGATCGGTATTGCCGAAGCCTCGCTGTCGCTGGCTTTACTCCTGGGAGGAAAAATCGGCATCCTGGCGGGAATGCGCCGGGCGGTTGAGTTGATGGACAGCATGGTGCGCACCTATGGCTTAGAAGGTCGCTATGCCGGTTGTGAAGCCCTGGATATGCGGGTGCTCTCGTTCGATGCAGAACCCGAACGCACGCTGGATGCCCTTGTCGCTTGCGCCCAGCGCCTGCGCGGGCGCGGTGCAGAGGTCTTATTGCTGGGTTGTGCTGGCCTGACTGCCTTTGTCGAACGCTTTCAGGAGCGCATCGAACTGCCGGTTATAGACCCGGTTGAGGCTGGTTGCAGATTGTTGAAAGCCGTGGTCGAGCAGCGCTTAAGTGTCAGCCATAGCGGCCTGTACAGTCGTCCGGCTGCGCAACGCTTGAATCACCTGGAAGCCTGCTTCAGCCCACCGCTGCAGGCGATCCTTGCTAAAGCCTATCCCAACGCTGAAGAATAG